The Pseudodesulfovibrio sediminis genome includes the window TCCCTTTGTCCGTTTTCCTAACCAAATAAATAGTACCACAACAATAACGCAGACAATAATCCAAGTCATATGCTTCTCCGTATTTTTACATCCGCCGTTAACGCGTGTAGCATATTTGTATTATAGTAGGAAAACGAGAATTTTTGGTTTTCTGAATGGGTAAAAACTGCTTAATGGTTCAAGTTTTAACCACTAATACTTCCAAGCTTCCCCTTCAGCCCACCCACCGCGCTGGAATGCCCGGCCACCTCGCTCTGCACATCGCAATTCCCCACGCTGGGGTGAACATGGTCGGCCAGGTCCTGGAGCGCGCAGCGGACTTCCTCCATGAATGCGATGAGGGTGGGCAACAGACTGACCCCTCCACCGCCTCGGCCCATGCGTACCGTCGTCGCCACCAGGTTGATGAATTCCGCTTCAATCGTTTTCGTCGTCGTGACCTGCTCGGTGGACTCGGCTCCGACTGTGCTGGTCGTGCTGCCGCCTACGTCAGCGGTGATGTCCCCGCCGGTTGATTCTATTCTGTCCCCGCCAACGTCTTCAGTGCGGTTGCCGTTCACCGTCTCCTCGAGGTTGCCCTTGACCAGAGAGGTGTGGTGCCGCCCGGTCACCTCATGGCGATCCTGGGCAGCCGTCAGGGTGAAGTCCCGCGTCGTGGTCAGGTTGATATTATCCACGGCCACAAGGTTCGCGGATCCACCGGAGCGGAGACGCAGCGCCCCGAGTGCTTCCAGTATTTTGAACCCACCGACTTCCTCCACGCTGTTCTCGCGGATGGTCCGGTGGTCGCGGGAATATTGCTCTTCATTCTCCACGGCCTCGATGTTCCGGCGCAGTGATGTGTCGGTTATGGCCATGTCTGTTTTGCGCGTCCAATTTCCGTCCTTGTCCACGTCCTGAAACACCGCCGCCGACTGTTGCCAACGCTGCTGGCCCATGTCCACGGTGGGCAGGCTCATGCCCTGCGGATAGATCTGGCGCACGATGGGATGATCGGCCCGGCCATAGGCAAAGCCTATCTCGACGATGACGCCCGGCTCCGGGAAGCCAAACAGCCCGGCCTCCTGTCCGCAGCCCAAAGGCACGGGCAATTGCACGGCCTCATATATCGGGAAAGATTCGTCCCGCTCCCCGTTCGGGGTCAGGATCTCAAGGTCCACGGCGTAGCGTGGTCGGAATCGCTCGGACGTGCCGCCATCCTTGGGCGCGTCATTGACGGCCAGTACCCGCGCAAAGCGTGGAAGGTGCAGCCCTGCATCCAGTT containing:
- a CDS encoding bacteriophage T4 gp5 trimerisation domain-containing protein — protein: MREVVKKIILKLYPELDAGLHLPRFARVLAVNDAPKDGGTSERFRPRYAVDLEILTPNGERDESFPIYEAVQLPVPLGCGQEAGLFGFPEPGVIVEIGFAYGRADHPIVRQIYPQGMSLPTVDMGQQRWQQSAAVFQDVDKDGNWTRKTDMAITDTSLRRNIEAVENEEQYSRDHRTIRENSVEEVGGFKILEALGALRLRSGGSANLVAVDNINLTTTRDFTLTAAQDRHEVTGRHHTSLVKGNLEETVNGNRTEDVGGDRIESTGGDITADVGGSTTSTVGAESTEQVTTTKTIEAEFINLVATTVRMGRGGGGVSLLPTLIAFMEEVRCALQDLADHVHPSVGNCDVQSEVAGHSSAVGGLKGKLGSISG